In the Flagellimonas sp. MMG031 genome, one interval contains:
- a CDS encoding quinone-dependent dihydroorotate dehydrogenase: MYKYLIRPVLFLFDPEAVHHFSFRAIKFFSILGLGGLFRKIFVVNDRRLEREVFGVKFKNPVGLAAGFDKDAKLYNEFSDFGFGFVEIGTVTPKPQPGNPKKRLFRLRDDQAIINRMGFNNKGVFDAVEQLKKKHRVIVGGNIGKNKVTPNDEALKDYLICFEALYEHVDYFVVNVSSPNTPGLRELQDKEPLTKLLKKLKNQNKKLAKNHQRKEKPILLKIAPDLTDDQLLDIIEIVADTKIDGVIATNTTIARQNLKSHLTLTEEMGGLSGKPLTNRSTEVIRFLSENSRKAFPIIGVGGIHAPEDALEKLEAGADLVQLYTGFIYEGPGLIKKINKAILEKMA; encoded by the coding sequence ATGTACAAATACCTGATTCGCCCGGTACTTTTTTTGTTTGACCCCGAGGCCGTTCACCACTTTTCTTTTAGGGCCATCAAATTCTTTTCCATATTGGGATTGGGCGGGTTGTTCAGAAAAATATTTGTCGTAAACGACCGCAGATTGGAGCGTGAGGTATTTGGAGTAAAATTCAAAAATCCGGTGGGTCTTGCCGCCGGTTTTGATAAGGATGCCAAATTGTACAACGAATTTTCCGATTTTGGCTTTGGCTTCGTGGAAATAGGAACGGTGACGCCCAAGCCGCAACCCGGAAATCCCAAAAAACGGTTGTTCCGTTTGCGGGATGACCAAGCGATTATCAACCGCATGGGGTTTAACAATAAAGGTGTTTTTGATGCCGTGGAACAGCTTAAGAAAAAGCATCGGGTCATCGTGGGCGGAAATATTGGTAAGAACAAGGTTACCCCGAATGACGAAGCCCTAAAGGATTATTTGATTTGTTTTGAGGCACTGTATGAGCATGTGGATTATTTTGTGGTGAATGTGAGCTCTCCCAACACACCAGGACTTAGGGAGTTACAGGACAAAGAACCTTTGACAAAGCTGCTCAAAAAACTAAAAAATCAGAATAAGAAATTGGCAAAGAACCATCAAAGGAAGGAAAAGCCAATTTTATTGAAAATAGCGCCGGATTTAACGGATGACCAGTTGTTGGACATCATCGAAATTGTGGCAGATACGAAAATTGATGGGGTCATCGCCACCAACACCACCATTGCACGCCAAAATCTAAAATCCCACCTTACCTTAACGGAAGAAATGGGTGGGCTCAGCGGAAAACCATTGACCAATCGAAGTACCGAGGTAATTCGGTTTTTATCGGAAAACAGCAGAAAGGCATTTCCCATCATAGGAGTTGGGGGCATCCATGCTCCCGAAGATGCACTGGAAAAATTGGAAGCTGGGGCCGATTTGGTTCAGCTGTATACCGGCTTCATTTATGAAGGTCCGGGACTCATTAAAAAAATCAACAAGGCCATTTTGGAAAAAATGGCGTAG
- the pepT gene encoding peptidase T, which produces MEKLLPRFLEYVTTDTQSDPYSQTTPSTEKQWDLAKKLVMELHQIGMQEVSIDENAYIMATLPSNIDKKVPTIGFISHFDTSPDFSGRNVKPQIIENYDGKDIILNRLNNIVLSPDYFEELKAYEGQTLITTDGTTLLGADDKAGIAEIITAMEYLIQHPEIKHGKIRIAFTPDEEIGRGAHKFDVEKFGAEWAYTMDGSQVGELEYENFNAAKAKITITGKSVHPGYAKNKMVNAIGIANDFLTHLPPSEVPEHTTGREGFFHVHKIKGEIEKAEIDLIIRDHDAVHFQARKDLLNDIKAKLNKKYGEFIDLTIEDQYKNMREKVEPVFHIVEIAEEAMKSLQIEPIIKPIRGGTDGSQLSFMGLPCPNIFAGGHNFHGKYEYVPLESMQKAVMVIVKICELTAIQIK; this is translated from the coding sequence ATGGAAAAATTATTGCCCCGTTTTTTGGAATATGTCACTACCGATACGCAAAGCGACCCGTATTCCCAAACCACCCCCAGCACAGAAAAGCAGTGGGACTTGGCCAAAAAATTGGTGATGGAACTGCACCAAATTGGCATGCAAGAGGTTTCGATTGACGAGAATGCCTACATCATGGCGACATTGCCCAGCAATATCGATAAAAAAGTTCCCACCATTGGGTTTATTTCGCATTTTGATACCTCTCCTGATTTCTCGGGTAGAAATGTAAAGCCACAGATTATCGAAAATTATGACGGAAAGGACATCATCCTGAACCGATTGAACAATATTGTGCTTTCTCCCGATTATTTTGAGGAACTTAAAGCCTACGAAGGTCAAACTTTGATCACTACAGATGGTACCACCTTGTTGGGAGCCGATGACAAAGCAGGTATTGCCGAAATTATCACGGCCATGGAATACTTGATTCAGCATCCTGAAATAAAACACGGTAAAATTAGAATTGCCTTTACGCCCGATGAGGAAATTGGACGCGGCGCCCATAAGTTCGATGTGGAAAAGTTTGGTGCGGAATGGGCCTACACCATGGACGGCAGCCAAGTGGGCGAACTGGAATATGAAAACTTTAATGCCGCAAAGGCCAAAATCACCATTACCGGTAAAAGTGTCCACCCGGGCTATGCCAAGAACAAAATGGTAAACGCCATTGGGATTGCCAACGATTTTTTGACCCACCTACCCCCTAGTGAAGTTCCCGAACATACCACCGGTAGGGAAGGCTTTTTTCATGTGCACAAAATCAAAGGGGAAATTGAAAAGGCGGAGATAGACCTCATCATTCGTGACCATGACGCCGTTCATTTTCAGGCGAGGAAAGATCTATTGAACGACATCAAAGCAAAGCTCAATAAAAAGTATGGGGAATTCATCGACCTTACCATAGAGGACCAGTACAAGAACATGCGTGAAAAAGTTGAACCTGTTTTTCATATTGTAGAGATTGCCGAGGAAGCCATGAAATCGCTTCAAATTGAGCCCATCATCAAGCCTATTCGAGGGGGTACCGATGGTTCGCAACTAAGTTTTATGGGGTTGCCCTGCCCCAATATTTTTGCCGGCGGACATAATTTTCATGGTAAATACGAGTATGTTCCTTTGGAAAGTATGCAAAAGGCAGTGATGGTCATTGTTAAAATCTGCGAACTTACCGCCATTCAAATCAAGTAG
- a CDS encoding DUF1801 domain-containing protein, with the protein MGKMEKLETYYEKEHPFKKGIGILRKIALKTEAREDFKWSIPVYTLNGKNVFGICKFKSHFGVWFFNGVFLKDPKNVLENAQEGKTKGMRHWKFQSLEAVDEQTVLSYMKEALDNQKKGMEVKAEKTKEVVIPELLFSEFKKDTTLRKAFNALSPYKQKEFSEHISEAKQEKTKLRRLEKIIPMIIEGVGLNDGYR; encoded by the coding sequence ATGGGCAAAATGGAAAAACTGGAAACGTACTACGAAAAAGAGCATCCGTTTAAGAAAGGTATCGGCATACTGAGAAAAATAGCCTTGAAAACGGAAGCCAGGGAAGATTTTAAATGGAGTATTCCCGTGTATACACTCAACGGGAAAAACGTTTTTGGTATCTGTAAGTTCAAGAGCCACTTTGGGGTTTGGTTTTTTAACGGTGTGTTTTTAAAGGACCCAAAAAATGTCTTGGAAAATGCACAAGAAGGTAAAACAAAGGGCATGCGACACTGGAAGTTTCAAAGTTTGGAAGCGGTGGATGAACAAACCGTCCTGTCTTACATGAAAGAAGCATTGGACAACCAGAAAAAAGGAATGGAAGTAAAGGCGGAGAAAACGAAAGAGGTGGTCATTCCAGAATTACTGTTTTCTGAATTTAAAAAAGATACTACACTGCGGAAGGCCTTTAATGCACTATCCCCTTACAAACAGAAAGAGTTTAGCGAACATATTTCCGAAGCCAAACAGGAAAAAACCAAATTGCGAAGGTTGGAGAAAATAATACCTATGATCATTGAAGGTGTTGGTTTGAATGATGGGTATCGGTAG
- a CDS encoding AAA family ATPase: MNFKRHIEKHLTNWKESKNRKPLILRGARQVGKTTLIKEFSETYKKSILLNLEKPSELRFFQDYEDVKTITQALFLKFNISTKETANTLLFIDEIQESPKAIQLLRYFFEEIPELHVIAAGSLLEFALEKVDSFPVGRVEFIYLHPLNFSEFLMALGHENALEQLHNLPINNYAHNTLLGLFHTYTIIGGMPEIVKTYKETKSVADLPRVYESIWAAYKNDVEKYTSNNSERNVIRHIVNVAHLYVDQRIKFQNFGNSNYRSREVGEAFRNLDDAKIIQLIYPTTDLLTPVKPDIKKSPKLQFLDTGLVNHGLKIQGELLALNDLSYAYKGAILPHMVTQEIISLNIFDTKKPHFWVREKSQASSEVDLVYSYKNKVVPIEIKSGPSGKLKSLHEFVERTNHGYAIRLYAGEFNIEEHETPNLRKPYKLMNLPYYLGTKLPEYIGYFLDNH, encoded by the coding sequence ATGAACTTTAAACGACATATAGAAAAACACCTTACGAACTGGAAGGAATCGAAGAACCGTAAACCACTTATTTTACGGGGTGCCAGACAAGTTGGCAAAACTACGTTGATCAAAGAATTTTCGGAAACCTACAAAAAATCAATTCTTTTGAATCTAGAAAAACCGAGTGAGCTCCGGTTTTTTCAAGATTACGAGGATGTAAAAACAATTACGCAAGCACTTTTCCTTAAATTTAATATATCCACAAAAGAGACGGCCAACACACTACTTTTCATTGATGAAATTCAGGAATCACCCAAAGCTATCCAACTCTTACGCTATTTTTTTGAGGAAATACCAGAATTACATGTAATAGCTGCTGGTTCTTTATTGGAATTTGCGCTAGAGAAGGTAGACAGTTTCCCTGTTGGCAGAGTAGAATTTATATACCTGCACCCATTAAATTTTTCGGAATTTCTTATGGCCTTAGGGCATGAAAATGCTTTGGAACAACTCCATAACTTACCCATAAACAATTATGCCCATAACACTTTATTGGGATTATTCCATACGTACACCATAATAGGTGGAATGCCCGAAATCGTTAAAACGTATAAGGAGACAAAAAGTGTGGCTGATCTTCCAAGAGTTTACGAGAGTATTTGGGCAGCCTACAAAAATGATGTTGAAAAGTACACTTCCAACAATTCGGAGCGTAATGTAATTAGGCACATCGTAAACGTCGCCCATTTGTATGTTGACCAGCGCATTAAATTTCAGAATTTTGGAAATTCCAATTATCGCTCACGAGAAGTTGGGGAAGCCTTTCGAAATTTAGATGATGCCAAAATCATACAATTGATATATCCAACAACAGATTTGCTAACTCCTGTTAAACCCGATATCAAAAAATCCCCTAAATTACAGTTTTTGGATACTGGACTTGTAAATCACGGTCTAAAAATCCAGGGAGAATTACTTGCTTTGAATGATTTAAGCTATGCATACAAGGGAGCCATTTTACCACATATGGTTACTCAGGAAATTATTTCGCTGAATATTTTTGACACCAAAAAACCACATTTTTGGGTACGGGAGAAATCACAGGCATCATCAGAAGTTGATTTGGTTTATTCATACAAGAACAAGGTAGTTCCCATCGAAATCAAATCCGGTCCTTCTGGGAAATTAAAATCCCTACATGAATTTGTCGAGCGCACAAACCACGGCTATGCCATCCGGTTGTACGCTGGAGAATTTAACATTGAAGAACACGAAACACCCAATCTCCGTAAACCTTACAAGCTAATGAATTTACCGTACTATTTGGGCACCAAATTGCCTGAATACATAGGCTATTTCTTAGACAATCACTAG
- a CDS encoding PepSY domain-containing protein yields the protein MGKRKKQAKVLRIFRKVHRTTGALLFIFFFFISISGLLLGWKKNSNGYILPETQKGTTADLKQWLPVDSLHTIACTTLHSEVSPNLSLEIDRIDMRKEKGSVKFVFVDSFYEIQLDGATGNVLSIGKRRSDFLENIHDGSLVDDYLGWEGYFKLIYTSVMGISLLIFTITGFWLWYGPKRMRKANKA from the coding sequence ATGGGCAAACGGAAGAAGCAGGCCAAAGTATTACGCATATTTCGAAAAGTACACCGAACCACAGGGGCTTTACTCTTTATTTTTTTCTTTTTCATATCCATTTCAGGACTATTGTTGGGCTGGAAGAAGAATTCCAACGGCTATATCCTTCCCGAAACACAAAAGGGAACTACGGCCGACCTAAAACAATGGCTACCTGTGGACAGTTTGCACACCATTGCCTGTACCACCTTACACAGCGAAGTTTCACCCAATCTTTCCTTAGAAATAGACCGTATTGATATGCGGAAGGAAAAAGGGTCTGTAAAATTTGTATTTGTGGACTCTTTTTATGAGATACAATTGGATGGCGCCACAGGAAATGTGCTTTCCATCGGCAAACGAAGGTCCGATTTTTTGGAAAACATTCATGATGGGTCTTTGGTAGACGACTATCTAGGTTGGGAGGGATATTTCAAACTGATTTACACCTCTGTAATGGGAATTTCCCTATTGATTTTTACCATCACCGGGTTTTGGTTGTGGTACGGGCCCAAGCGTATGAGAAAGGCCAACAAAGCGTAA
- a CDS encoding M28 family peptidase yields MRTVLLLAFLMVSTPFLAQTEDEKQIKAIYDEALTNGKAYDWLNYLSNQIGGRLSGSVQAQQAVDYTKAQLDSLGLDKVWLQPVMVPKWVRGIPEFAYFETKPGLTTNVPICALGGSVATPDGGLKANVVEVMGIEDLEKLGRDQIEGKIVFYNRPMDPTLINTFASYSGCVDQRYSGAAEAAKYGAVGVIVRSMNLRLDDYPHTGSMGYGDMPVNQRIPAAAISTNGAELLSTTLKLNPDAKFYFKQNCKQLEDVQSYNVIGQITGSTYPDEIMVVGGHLDSWDLGDGSHDDGAGCVQSMDVLRLLKETGYRPKRTLRVVLFMNEENGLRGGNKYAEVARSKNERHIFALESDSGGFTPRGFSIDANPENIQQIQGWKELFEPYLIHLFYEGGSGADIGPLKDEGIVLAGLRPDSQRYFDHHHAENDTFEHVNKRELELGAATMASLVYLIDKYGTIPIKKIKG; encoded by the coding sequence ATGAGAACCGTACTACTTTTGGCCTTTTTGATGGTCAGTACCCCCTTTTTAGCCCAAACCGAGGATGAGAAACAGATAAAGGCCATCTACGACGAAGCATTGACCAATGGGAAGGCCTATGATTGGCTCAATTACCTCTCCAACCAGATTGGTGGGCGACTTTCGGGCTCCGTACAGGCTCAACAGGCGGTAGACTATACCAAGGCCCAATTGGACTCGTTGGGACTGGACAAGGTTTGGCTACAACCCGTAATGGTGCCCAAATGGGTAAGGGGCATTCCTGAATTTGCCTACTTTGAAACCAAACCTGGACTAACGACCAATGTGCCGATTTGTGCTCTCGGAGGTTCCGTAGCCACCCCAGATGGTGGCCTTAAGGCCAATGTAGTGGAAGTAATGGGGATTGAGGACTTGGAAAAATTGGGACGCGACCAAATTGAAGGGAAGATTGTCTTTTACAATCGCCCTATGGACCCTACGCTTATAAATACTTTTGCCTCCTATTCCGGATGTGTGGACCAGCGATATTCCGGTGCAGCAGAAGCAGCCAAGTACGGTGCGGTCGGTGTCATAGTGCGTTCCATGAACCTTCGGTTGGACGATTATCCACATACCGGATCTATGGGATACGGAGATATGCCAGTCAATCAACGAATACCGGCGGCAGCCATCAGCACCAACGGAGCGGAGTTGCTGAGTACTACCTTAAAATTAAATCCTGACGCCAAGTTTTATTTCAAACAAAACTGTAAGCAACTGGAAGATGTGCAATCCTACAATGTAATCGGGCAGATTACGGGAAGTACCTACCCTGATGAAATTATGGTAGTCGGCGGACATTTGGATTCCTGGGATTTGGGCGATGGTTCCCACGATGATGGTGCAGGATGCGTGCAGAGCATGGATGTGCTTCGACTTTTAAAAGAAACGGGATACCGTCCGAAGCGAACCTTGCGTGTAGTTCTTTTTATGAACGAGGAAAACGGACTTCGCGGCGGAAACAAATATGCCGAGGTGGCACGTAGCAAAAATGAAAGGCACATTTTCGCCTTGGAAAGTGATTCTGGCGGATTCACGCCCAGAGGTTTTTCCATTGATGCCAATCCCGAAAATATCCAACAGATTCAAGGTTGGAAAGAATTGTTTGAACCCTATCTGATACATTTATTTTACGAAGGTGGAAGTGGGGCGGATATTGGACCTTTAAAGGATGAAGGAATCGTTTTGGCAGGATTGCGTCCCGATTCCCAACGGTACTTTGACCACCATCATGCCGAAAACGACACTTTTGAGCACGTGAACAAGCGCGAATTGGAGTTGGGAGCGGCCACCATGGCCAGTTTGGTTTATTTGATAGATAAGTATGGAACCATACCAATCAAAAAGATAAAAGGATAA
- a CDS encoding PPK2 family polyphosphate kinase: protein MKEIDTEKYRVKGDVRLSEITTYQDFGASKDELKDQLKDIRKDLGDFQDTLYAHGKYGVLVCLQGMDTAGKDSLIREVFKDFNVRGVVVHSFKVPSTKEKKHDYLWRHYIALPERGKFSVFNRTHYENVLVTKVHPEYILAENIPKIDSVEDIDEAFWERRYEQINAFEKHISENGTIIFKFFLHLSKEEQRHRLLRRIRLKQKNWKFSPGDLKERKLWDKYVACYEEALGKTSKEHAPWFVIPADNKKAARVIVASILMEALKKYKDIEEPELDDEIKANLEIFKQELEKETT, encoded by the coding sequence ATGAAAGAAATCGACACAGAAAAGTATCGGGTCAAAGGAGATGTCCGTTTGTCCGAAATAACTACCTATCAGGATTTTGGTGCCTCCAAGGATGAGCTCAAAGACCAATTAAAGGATATTAGAAAGGATCTCGGCGATTTTCAGGATACGCTTTACGCCCATGGAAAATATGGGGTTTTGGTCTGCCTGCAGGGAATGGATACGGCAGGGAAGGACAGTTTGATTCGGGAAGTATTCAAGGATTTCAATGTGAGGGGAGTGGTGGTACACAGCTTCAAAGTGCCATCCACCAAAGAAAAGAAACACGATTACCTTTGGCGACACTACATCGCCTTACCAGAAAGAGGCAAGTTTTCCGTGTTCAACCGGACCCATTATGAAAATGTATTGGTGACCAAGGTCCACCCAGAATATATTTTGGCCGAAAACATTCCAAAAATTGATTCGGTGGAAGATATAGACGAAGCTTTTTGGGAAAGGCGCTATGAGCAGATCAATGCCTTCGAAAAGCATATTTCGGAGAACGGGACCATTATATTCAAGTTTTTTCTACATCTGTCCAAAGAAGAGCAACGCCATCGGTTGTTGCGACGCATCCGATTAAAGCAGAAAAACTGGAAGTTTTCACCAGGGGATTTGAAAGAACGCAAACTCTGGGACAAATATGTGGCTTGTTATGAGGAGGCATTGGGTAAGACTTCCAAGGAACACGCTCCTTGGTTTGTGATTCCAGCTGATAACAAAAAGGCGGCGAGAGTGATTGTGGCATCCATTCTTATGGAAGCGTTAAAAAAGTACAAAGATATCGAGGAACCTGAGTTGGACGATGAAATAAAGGCTAATTTAGAAATCTTTAAACAGGAATTGGAAAAAGAAACCACATGA
- a CDS encoding sigma-54 dependent transcriptional regulator produces MSKILVIEDESAIRRVLVKILAEENDSYNVVEAEDGLAGMEVIKKEDFDLVLCDIKMPKMDGVEVLEAAKKIKPEIPFIMISGHGDLDTAVNTMRLGAYDYISKPPDLNRLLTTVRNALERKELAVENKVLKKKVSKNYEMIGESKEIEAIKEMIEKVAPTDARVLITGSNGTGKELVAHWVHQKSPRSSSPFVEVNCAAIPSELIESELFGHVKGAFTSAVKDRAGKFEAANKGTIFLDEIGDMSLSAQAKVLRALQENKISRVGSDKDIKVDVRVLAATNKDLKKEIEDGKFREDLYHRLAVILIKVPSLNDRRDDIPLLIEHFSKKIASEQGTAQKSFSKKAIDLLKSYDWTGNVRELRNVVERLIILGGKEVSEEDVKLFASK; encoded by the coding sequence ATGTCAAAAATACTGGTAATAGAGGACGAATCGGCAATTAGAAGGGTATTGGTCAAAATATTGGCCGAAGAAAACGATAGCTACAATGTGGTAGAGGCAGAGGATGGCCTGGCCGGTATGGAGGTTATCAAAAAGGAAGATTTTGACCTTGTGCTGTGCGATATCAAAATGCCAAAAATGGACGGTGTGGAAGTGCTAGAAGCCGCCAAAAAGATAAAACCCGAAATTCCTTTTATCATGATTTCTGGTCACGGTGATTTGGATACAGCGGTAAATACCATGAGGTTGGGGGCGTATGACTATATTTCCAAGCCACCGGATTTGAACCGATTGCTTACCACGGTGCGCAATGCACTCGAACGAAAAGAACTTGCCGTGGAGAACAAGGTGCTCAAGAAAAAAGTCTCCAAAAATTACGAGATGATCGGTGAGAGCAAGGAAATCGAGGCGATTAAGGAGATGATAGAAAAAGTGGCTCCAACGGATGCCCGTGTGTTGATTACGGGTTCCAACGGTACCGGAAAGGAACTGGTGGCCCATTGGGTGCACCAAAAAAGCCCACGTTCCTCTTCCCCGTTTGTTGAGGTCAATTGTGCCGCCATCCCATCCGAGTTGATTGAAAGTGAATTGTTTGGCCATGTAAAGGGTGCGTTTACATCGGCAGTAAAAGATAGAGCCGGAAAGTTTGAAGCAGCCAACAAGGGTACCATATTCCTTGACGAGATTGGAGATATGAGTCTTTCTGCGCAGGCCAAGGTGCTTCGAGCATTACAGGAGAACAAAATCAGCAGGGTCGGTTCCGATAAGGACATCAAAGTGGATGTTCGCGTACTTGCAGCCACAAATAAAGATCTAAAGAAGGAAATTGAAGATGGAAAATTCCGGGAGGACCTCTATCACCGTTTAGCGGTTATTTTAATCAAGGTTCCCTCATTGAACGATAGGAGGGACGATATTCCGTTATTGATAGAACATTTTTCCAAAAAGATCGCTTCCGAACAGGGAACGGCCCAAAAGAGCTTTTCCAAAAAGGCCATTGATCTCCTAAAAAGTTATGACTGGACAGGTAACGTTCGGGAATTGCGAAACGTGGTCGAGCGCTTGATCATTCTAGGTGGTAAGGAAGTATCCGAGGAAGATGTAAAACTCTTCGCCAGTAAGTAA
- a CDS encoding DUF6268 family outer membrane beta-barrel protein, with product MSAQSTDIFRVEYLNIPENDSGVKTQRYKALLNFPIQLNDNKDYLVTGAEYNRFDMGYSADLPFDKKEMIRFHVIDFNLGMVKKWNENWNVVAILTPRIASNLLDGVSQDDFFMNASAAFWKEKPKADKPFRIVLGLTYNSTTGIPVPLPLIHYYRKFHPDWSFVMGVPKSNLKYHFNEKHSLELALFLDGYFLNLQNDIILDNGLAASRISFNTLVGSLGYQYNLSKSMSFFAIAGSSVYQEGKLRDKDRGEVFLFNNDWNFYIRTGFKIGIF from the coding sequence TTGAGTGCTCAGAGTACGGATATTTTTCGAGTGGAATACCTCAATATCCCGGAAAACGATAGCGGTGTAAAGACACAGCGCTATAAAGCATTGCTCAATTTTCCCATTCAATTGAACGATAACAAGGATTACCTCGTAACTGGCGCCGAATACAACCGTTTTGATATGGGATATTCCGCCGACTTGCCGTTTGATAAAAAGGAGATGATCAGGTTCCATGTGATTGACTTTAACTTGGGAATGGTCAAAAAATGGAACGAGAATTGGAATGTAGTGGCCATTTTAACCCCAAGGATAGCCTCCAATTTATTGGATGGAGTATCTCAGGACGACTTTTTTATGAATGCCTCCGCAGCTTTTTGGAAGGAAAAACCAAAGGCCGATAAGCCTTTCAGGATAGTTTTGGGGCTTACGTATAACAGTACAACGGGTATTCCTGTGCCGTTACCACTGATTCATTATTATAGAAAGTTCCATCCAGATTGGTCTTTTGTAATGGGCGTTCCAAAATCCAATCTAAAATATCATTTCAACGAAAAGCACAGTTTGGAGTTGGCACTGTTCTTGGATGGTTACTTTTTGAACCTTCAAAACGATATTATTTTGGATAACGGATTGGCAGCTTCTCGAATTTCCTTCAATACGTTGGTGGGCAGTTTGGGGTATCAATATAACCTGTCCAAGAGCATGTCCTTTTTTGCGATTGCCGGAAGCAGTGTCTACCAAGAAGGCAAATTGAGGGACAAAGATCGCGGAGAGGTGTTTTTATTCAATAACGATTGGAATTTTTATATTAGAACAGGCTTCAAAATCGGAATATTTTAA
- a CDS encoding mechanosensitive ion channel domain-containing protein yields the protein MQDGTEDIKEIIKEDVWGSIKNFLDLGFHIGEGEKAIDLTIGLLLLLTVTIVVVKFLLKWLRYIFTRKMQQEDKQKFTSVFKFINYVIYIIAVLVTLSAAGVDITLVITASAALFVGLGLALQELFKDVLGGIFIIIDKSLQVGDVVEVDGKVGKVFEIKLRTTRAITRDDKVLILPNHKFISDIVYNYTQNHRTTRERVSVGVAYGSDVDLVTKILEEVASTQKQVLKNPKPFVLFEDFGDSALIFSIYFFTNDTFRDPRIKSEMRYKINTKFKENNVTIPFPQRDVHIFQPKQ from the coding sequence ATGCAAGACGGAACGGAAGATATAAAGGAAATAATCAAGGAAGATGTTTGGGGGTCCATTAAAAACTTTTTGGACCTTGGATTTCATATTGGCGAAGGGGAAAAGGCCATAGACCTTACCATTGGACTTCTATTGCTCTTAACAGTCACTATTGTGGTGGTAAAATTTCTCCTAAAGTGGTTGCGGTACATCTTTACCCGAAAAATGCAGCAGGAGGATAAACAAAAGTTTACCAGCGTATTCAAGTTTATCAACTATGTCATCTATATCATTGCCGTACTCGTTACCTTAAGTGCGGCAGGTGTTGATATTACTTTGGTGATTACCGCCTCCGCGGCCCTTTTTGTTGGTTTGGGTCTCGCCCTGCAAGAACTCTTCAAGGATGTCTTGGGCGGAATTTTTATCATTATTGACAAATCCCTTCAAGTCGGCGACGTGGTCGAGGTAGATGGCAAAGTAGGTAAGGTGTTCGAGATAAAGCTCAGGACCACAAGGGCCATCACTCGGGATGATAAGGTGTTGATCCTGCCCAATCATAAATTTATCAGCGATATTGTTTATAACTATACCCAAAATCACAGGACCACTAGGGAAAGAGTGAGCGTGGGCGTTGCCTATGGCAGTGATGTGGATTTAGTGACCAAAATTTTGGAAGAGGTGGCATCGACCCAAAAGCAAGTGCTCAAAAACCCAAAGCCTTTTGTGCTTTTTGAGGACTTTGGGGATTCCGCACTGATTTTTTCCATATACTTCTTTACCAACGACACCTTTCGAGATCCTAGGATAAAAAGTGAAATGCGCTATAAAATAAATACCAAATTCAAGGAGAACAACGTTACTATACCGTTCCCGCAGCGCGACGTACATATTTTTCAGCCAAAACAATAG